The genome window AAAAAAGCTGAGGAAAACTTGTCCAAGCTGCGAGAGGACTTCCAATCCCAAAGGGATCTCCTGAAAAAAGCGCAAGAGGGATGGAAAAACTGCCAGAAGCTGCTCAAAGAAGAGAGGGCGCGCCTTGAGCCTCTCCAGAAGGAGGTGGAGAGCTTGAAGAAGTCCAATGAGGACTTGGTCTCCACCAATCAAACTTTGAAGGAGAGTCAGACTTCCCTCTCGGCCGCAGAGAAGAAGGAGATTGAGGGCGCGGCCTTTGATGATGGAGTCAACAATTACGTGGCCACATTCGTGGCCGGCGCGCCCTCCTTTGACTGGGGTTCTCACTTCGGTTCTGAGATGGCCCAGTGGGTAGAAGAATTTAAGGCTGAGCAACCAGAGCTCATTGCTACAAAAAAGGTGGAAATTGAGGAAACTTTAGCTAAGGAGGCATCTGCTCGTCAGGCGGCCGAAGAACAGGCGCGCCCTCAAGATGAGGTCCCCAAGGACGCGTCTGTTGATCATGCCTCTTAGTCTCCTTACTTTATTATCCTGAACTTTGGTACTTAACCAATTTTTTGTCTGTTTTCAAACTTAACTGCGCCGGGGGGGCGCGCCCTCCGGTTTTAACTGCTAATATATTATACTTTCTTACTTATGAATGACAATCGCCCCTTATAATTGGTATAATTGCAAAGTTTACGAGGGCGCGACCTCTCTGTAATTAGTACTTATTCATGTTATGACTGCTAAAGGGTGCGGGGATTTAGTTATGTAACCTTCACCACTCTGCccccaagggcgcgcccttatgTCGTGTTATCTATACAGTAGCTGTTACTTCAAGTCATAACTGCTAACTTAAACACGTTTTTGCAGTTGTCACTTTTTGAGAGGGCGCGTCCTTCTTCTTGTTAGGAATGTGTCCAGGAGTTAAAGATGTTATAACAATTTTAACATTCTCCTAGGTGCTGCCATTCTTTTGTTAACGTCAAGGGGGGGGGGGGCGCCCTTTGCCTGCCCTGGATATTATAAATGTTATATCCTTATGCTAGCCATAAGGGCGCGGCTCAGAGGCTATTATAGTCATCCCATTCGTAAACAGATATTCAACACATCTTTTCTTGTGGAAAATAGGGTGGCTCTAGGCCTTTCTTAAGATGGTTGAAACATAACATGGCCTCTGGCCCATACCTAAATATTTCTAGGAATAATGCGCTCGAGTACGAAACCGCACCCGTCCCAGGGGGCTGTTAACCCCAAGGGGACATAAAAAGACTTAGCAAAAGACCTTAGTTAGGAGAGAGAGCGTATATGCATCACCACTCCCCTAGACTAGGGGTGACATTAGTGTCATGGCTAGTCTATGCAGCCTTTGGCTACTGGTAGTATTTCTTCAGGTGTTCCGCGTTCCATGGACGCGGAACAGGCTTCCCGTCTAGGTCTTCCAACCTATAGGTTCCCTTCCATAGTATCACCTTCACTCTGTAGGGGCCTTCCCAGTTAGCCCCGAAGACTCCATGCAAGGGGTTCCTGTTGTTGAGCACAACTTTCCTAAGGACGAGGTCCCCTACTTGGAATGGGTGAGCCTTTACTTTGCTGTTGTAATACCTCGCTGTTCTTTGCTGGTATGCAGCTAGTCGTATCTGCGAGGTAGCTCTGATTTCTTCAATCATATCCAAGTAGAGCCTTTGATTGACGTCGTTGTCTTGTTTCTCAAAGTAGTCTCGCCTGAATGATCCAGCTCCAACTTTTAttggaaccatggcttcacatcCATAAGCTAACACAAACGGCGACTCCCCAGTCGTAGTCCTAGGAGTCGTGTTGTAAGACCATAGCACCATGGGGAGTTCCTCTGGCCAGTTTCCCTTGCTATCCTCCAGTTTCGTCTTCAGgtgtgtttgatgattttgttcacCGCCTCTGTTTGCCCGTTGCTTTGAGGGTGGTACACCGCTGCGAAGTCCTTCTTTATTCCGAGGTCATCACAGAGGCCTCTCAATTCCTTGCTGTCGAATTGCTTTCCGTTGTCCGAGATCAGCTTGTAAGGGATTCCAAACCTgcaaacaataaaattaaaagcaaaATCCTTGATCTTTTTGGCTGTGATGGTGGCTAGGGGTGCCGCCTCCGCCCACTTGGTAAAGTAATCCACAGCTACCACCGCATACTTCACACCTCCCTTGGCTTTAGGGAGTTCCCCAATCAAGTCTATCCCCCACATGGCAAAAGGCCAAGGACTGGTCATGCTGGTCAAGGATGTTGCTTGGTTATGGGTGAAGTTGGCGAACCGTTGGCACTTATCACATGCTCTGGCAAAATCGAAGGCGTCACTCCttagggtaggccagtagtatccTTGCCTCAGGATCTTCATAGCTAATGAGTTGCCTCCCGAGTGGTTCCCACATATGCCTTCATGGACCTCCCTCAGTACGTAGGTGCACTCATCACCGTCTATACACTTCAACAATGGCTGATTAAAGCCTCTCTTGTATAGTTTGCCGTCATATTCCACATACCTGGCCGCCTTGTATCTTAGCCTCCGAGCCTCGGCTTTGTCCTCGGGTAATTTTCCTTCCTTGATGAAGTCCCATATTGGCGTCATCCATGTTTGATGTCCAACGCCGTCTCCTACCTCCATGACATCCAGTTCCGGGATGCTAGGCACCTCTTGAATTTCTAATCGAATTACCCCCAATAAGGCAGCATCTTTCTGAGATCCCAATTTTGCCAGGGCGTCGGCGTCTCCGTTGAACTCCCTAGGTACCTTGTTTACTTGTACCTCCTCAAATTGGTCTAGCAACCTCTGGACGCATTTGAGGTACATAGCTGTCTTAGGTCCCTTGGCTTGGTATCCCCCTTTTATATGCTCTACCACCAGCATTGAGTCGAGCTTTACCACGAGCCTTCTGACTTTCATTTCGAGGGCTAACTTTAAGCCCCCCACTAATGCCTCATATTCTGCGTCGTTATTAGATAGTTGGAAGGTGAAGTGGATTGCATTTAAGAGCCTGTGTCCCTCGGGGCTTACCAACACTATGCCAGCACCCGCCCCATCATTATTCACTGCTCCGTCGGTGTGCACCGTCCACCATAATTCGGGTATGTCTTCTTTCCGGGCGTCCGGTTGTGGTGGTAGGTCTGGGTCATATTTGATTAGTAGGCCAGAGTTCTCTCCATCTTCTGGGAATTCTAAAATGAAATCTGCCAGGCCTTGACCTTTGATGGCGGTTCGTGGTCTGTAGTCAATGTCGAATTGTCCTAACTCAATCGCCCACTTCATCATCCTACCTGTTACCTCTGGTTTATGCATGATTTGACGAAGAGGGTACGCGGTCCTTACCTCCACCTTATGTGCTTGGAAGTAGGGTCGTAGCTTTCGGGATGCATGTACCAAAGCGTACACCAACTTTTCCATACTTGTGTAGCGAGTCTCCGCGTCCAACAACCTTTTACTTACATAATAGACTGGGGACTGACCCTCCGCGTCTTCCTTCACCAACACGGCACTAATGGAGTAGTCTGAGACAGCTAGGTAGAGTACAAGCGTCTCACCTTCATCTGGTTTGGCTAAGAGGGGTGGCTCGCCCAAGTGCTTTTTGATTTTTACGAAAGCGCTTTCACATTCTACCGTTCATTCAAAATCCTTGGATGCACCCTTCACGGCTTTGAAGAACTCTTTGCATTTCTCGGAAGACTTTGACACAAACCTGTTCAAAGCGGCGATCCTCCCGGTTAAGCTTTGGACCTGTTTGACATTGGTCGGAGACTTCATCTCTAGCAAAGCTTTGATTTTCGCGGGATTGGCCTCGATACCTCTGTGATTTACCATGAAACCAAGAAACTTCCCTGACTCTACTCCGAAGACACACTTTTGAGGGTTGAGCTTCATCCTGTACTTCCTTAGGATTACGAACATGTCAGATAGGTGGGACACATGATCACTGGCTTTCTTGGATTTGACCAACATGTCGTCAACGTACACCTCCATGGTATTTCCAATTTGATCCTTGAACATCATGTTTACGAGCCTTTGATAAGTCGCGCCTGCGTTGATGAGTCCAAATGGCATGCCAATATAACAATATAGACCTCTGTCCGTAATGAATGAGGTGTGCTCCTGGTCAGGCTCGTACATGGGGATCTGGTTGTAACCCGAGTAGGCATCCATGAAACTAAGGAGAGCGTGGCCGGCCGTCGAGTCTACCAGCTGATCAATCCTAGGTAGTGGGAAGCTATCTTTAGGGCACGCCTTGTTGAGGTCTGTGAAGTCTATGCAGGTACGCCACTTCCCGTTGGGTTTTTTCACCAGTAcagggtttgctagccatgttgGGTAGAACGACTCTTTTACTAGTCCCGCTTTCATGAGACGGTCTACCTCTTCCTGGAGGGCCTCAGCTCTTTCCCCACTTATTGGTCTGCGCTTCTGTCTAATACCTTTTTTGGTGGGGTCGATGTTGAGATGGTGGCACATAACAGTCGGATCAATCCCGATCATGTCTTCATGACTCCAAGCGAACACATCAAGGTTGGCCTTCAGGAATTCTGTCAGCTTGATCCTTACCTCAGAACTTAGTTTCGACCCTATTTTGAGGACCTTGTCGTCACTCCCCGGTGTAACCTGTATCTCGACTGTATCCTCAGCTGGTCCTGTGTTCTGCACGAGCATAGGCAACCTAGGGTCTAGATCAAAATCAAATTGTTGGGGAGTTGCCTTGTGTTCTGGGGATGCATCCTCGGGTATTCCTTCAACTAGTACGGGATCATCCAGTTCAATCACTACCTCTGCCTTGTCTATCTTCCGGATTTTTGTGGGGGGTGTGACCTCTACCTCCGCGACTTGTTCTCCACATTCTTCCACCTTTGGCTCATGTGTGAGGGGTGGTTTATCCTCAAAGTGGATGTGTTCTTCTGATGGTAgggatgagggcgcgccctccgtatCACTTTCTGGGTATTGTATGAAGTAGATGGCGTGGACTGAATGGAGTTCTTCGTGGGGTCTCACCCCTCTCTTTTCTTGGAAATTTTTGAGTGATCGGCCATAGCAGTCACGAGACTCGTACTGAGATCCCTTTACGCACCCAACCCCTCCAGGGGTAGGAAACTTTAAAGTGAGATGATAGATAGAGGTGACTATCCTCATGTCTTTCAAGAGGGGGCGCCCCATTAGTGCATTATGAGCTGACGGGTGGTCGATGATTACGAATTCGGATATCTGTGTGGCCGCCCGTGGGGCTTCTCCCAATGTCACGGGTAGGCGAATGGTTCCTTTAGCCTTAATGGCCTCTCCTCCGAAACCATAAATGTAGAGATTCTCTACTGTCATGTCTTTATCTGGTAGTCCCATCTTCTTGTAGGTGTCGTAGTAGAGGATGTTAACCGAACTTCCATTATCCACGAATACCCGGTGAACGTTCATAGTAGCGATGCGCATGGCGACCACTAGGGAATCGTTGTGGGGATGGTGTACCCATCTAGCGTCGTCCTCTGTGAAAGTGATGTCCATGGTCTCTCCTTTGAAGACTCTCGGGGCCCTGGCTGATAAGTGGTTCACGTTGGTAAGGGGGTAGTCCCTTGCCTCCTTGGCGTACCTCTCCATTGCCTTTCGACTTCCTCCACCTATGTAGGGGCCTCCAAATATGCTCCTAATGCTACCTTCCCTCACAAACTGGGTATCGTTCTGTTTCTCATCATCTTTATTTTCGGGTGACCTTCCGCGGGCGCGCCTTTCTGGTGGGTGATCCATCCTGTATTTCTTTCCCCATTCCGTCAAGTAGCCTGCCCTGATCAGTAACTCCTCGATCTCCTCTTTAAGATGTCTACAGTCCGCGGTGTTGTGTCCAGCCGATTCGTGGAAGTCACAGTACTTCTTCTTGTCTTTGGCAACGTTATAGGGAATAGGCTGCGGCTTTCGAAATGGGGCCTTATCTTTGCTTACTGCATAGATGTGCTCAGCTGACGCTACGAGAGGGGTGTACGTGCCTGGTTGTCTCGGGGGGCTCCAGTTTCTTCTATCGCTAGCCATGTGTATCCTTGCTGGGGAACGTCCACGCCCTTTTGGTTCCGGGCTAGGTGTGTGATCCTTTCTCTTATCCCGTGACTTAGCGATTTCTTTCTGATTTTCGGCGAGTGACTGCTCTACCTTCTTGAAGGACTCAGCTGCTGCGTATAGCTCTGACAGGTTAGACGGGTCTTTCCCCTCCAGGTGCTTCCAGAAATCAGTACCGACCTTTAAACCGGCGATGAGGAAATTTTTCAAGGTCTCGTCAAACGCTCCCGTAACCCCCATAGATTCCTGGTTGAACCTTTTAAAGTATGCGGTTAAGGATTCGTTATCGCGTTGCTTGACGTTGGCTAAGGTGGTGACCGGTGGGGCGTATTTGGTTGCGGCTTGAAACTGCATCATGAACATTCGCTGCATGTCTATCCAAGAAGAGATCACACCTTCCCCTAATTTCTGAAACCATTGTTGAGCGCTTTCCCTCAGACTTGCCGCAAGGAACCTACACCAGACGAGGTCTGGGATTTGATACAAGTCCATCTCAATGTTGAATCTGATTAAGAATTCCCGGGGGTCCGAATTGCCATGGTATCGAAGGTCTGCATTCACATGTCTGAATCCTGTTGGAAGTTGGGCGTCACGAACTGCAGCGGTGAATGGTGAAGGGATGTTCGGTACTGCGGTGGACTGTCCAGCTTGTAGGAGGGCAAGTAGTTTCTTAAGGTCTTCTCCATTGATGGCTCCGAGTCCAGGGATAGTTTGCGTAGCCGTTTGGGTAGTAATGGGTGTAACCATTGTGCCGGCATTATTAGCTGAGGTAGTGATAGGTGTGGTCACAGTATTGGTGTTGCCACCTGGGGTTTGAATGACTGTCGTAGCAAGGGTCGTCTGCGCACCCGTGGGTGTTTGTTGTTGGGTTGCAGTGGCCTGTTGGTTGGTCACGATGGGAGTGGTTTGCTGAGGATTAGTGATGATAGGGACAGTTTGTTGAGCATTGGCTTGAGGGTTCGCGCCCGCATGATCGTGGGGAGTGGTTTGAGTGGTTACGCCTGTCTGACCATTAGGTGTAGTTTGTTGAGGATTGGTTTGATGGGTTGCGCCCGTCTGACCATCGGAGGGGCGCGACCTTCTCCGACCTAGCTGGTTTGGCGTGTGCTGGCTAGATTCGCTCTGCGAAGGGAGGTATTCAATTATGGGTGGTCCGCGACCTCTTCCTCCGACCGACGTATGGTCTCTGCCTCTACCTCTTACTCCCCGGTAGGTTCTGCCAACACCCGTGTCGCGCCGTTGCTCTGAGGGCGCGCCTTGGGTCCCCTGGCGTCCTTGCTGTTCCTCTCCCGCCAAATGCACAATCATGGCTAGGCTGTCTTGTGTGATCCCAAGTCTTTCGGCCAAGGGTCGGGCGTTTGCGTTCTGATTTCCTATTCCTTGCCTCGACCCTTCTGTTTGAGTTGGTGGTATGGAGACGGTCAAGGGCGCGCCCTGAGTGCCATGAGCCCCGTGGTTGACGGTTGTTCCTTGGGGATGATTAGCGCCGGGAGTTGCATCTCCGTACTCCAACATCCGAGGTGTAGGGCGCCTGAAACGTCTCCGCCCTCTTCTGTCATGGCTCCTAGACTGGTGAGGACGTCTAGGTGCGAGTTCTTCTAGAATGGACTCCAGGGTATTCAACCTTGTGTTGTATCTTGCCTGATTTTGTTCCATTCGGTGAAGGGCACTAATAAGCTCCGTATTACTGACCACAACCGGAGGTGGGTTGTTTGGCAAGGTGCGGGGGTCTTGAATGTGCACCGGTGAGTACGGCTCTACTGGTTCGTCTTCAACGTAGTACTCTCCTTCATACAAATCATCGTCGTGATTGGCCATCTCTTCCTCTTTGAGATTTCACCTggttcccctccttctagcgccaatttgttgatagaggaatttggtgaatcaacaaacgtgaggttcgttgaCGGACTTAGGTGTTTTACGGTGATTATATGTCGGAAATCCGCCATGGGCGGTGGTTTTtaggtgtttgagggtggctgagatcaagggaatatatttctgctctcgttctcacaactctcgatatatccccttgatgtgcctacgtacccctttatataggggatcaagccgtacgtagttctatagaaccaagactcctagtttgatcaggactaggtctcttggggataagaccaaccgtgGGTCgatgacttatcacttagagttctactccagttagaagtaagCCTTGAGGCATCTACCttagactcctagtccaagtacatcacggatacggcatcatctccactacgagagatgacactaaccgctacttttcgtagcatggaggagacattggatagagccgtgaccactTCCTTGAGGCgtagggacgcgtccttaccccctagcaaaggttctcactaagaggtaagccaaatgaggagccaagttacacgatcgtctcagtcccccaatgagggctaactcaccagaatacaggacccagacatatgatcggccttcatgtcacccctgagggTCTTCTACAACCgtgatcaccccaagcccccgcacgaggacaacccggcagatagcaggattggggattatagatcacgcccggtcgtaacccgggaactaccagatgagcatGATAACTTCCAAATGAGCCTGGCACTAGTtctcatatccctcggaagggtaggtcttcgtatccctcggaagggtcgtcattgagactcactcatcctcacaCTCATATAACTTACTCGTGGGCGCGAccatggagggcgcgcccttcgtCTTCatcatttatttcttcttaTACTTCAGACATGTGATAACTGCTCTTGAAACAAAGGGCCGCGCCTCCCGGGACTACCCcgtggagggcgcgcccttcctaTTTCTTCGTAACCAAAACCGGCTATAACACAAACCGTGTAACATTCTTCACTATGCATGCATAATTTTTAGCACATCTTTGATCTCCAGTGAATATCTGTTTGTTTAAAATGTATACGGGTTTGATATTCTAGCACATGTTCCCACACAAGACTACAACAAGAAATTCTCAGCAGATTTTATGagtgttttattatattttttgccttgcaaatttatatttgataattaggtaattttattgactagatgtgtcttttactttctttcttcagagtttgtataatttttacgCAAAACAAAGAGATGAACGATCACGAAGCTAGCACAAGCGGCATTAAGAACGAAATTGAGTTGACTCAATTTCCGTTGAGGCAACAGAGGAATGATCACGAAGCGAGCACAAGTGGCACGAAGAATATGCATTGTAagtatcttaaaaaaaatacaaaaaacctACTGTCGTATAAACAAACAGATCCAATGATCTTAACACttttaataaataacaataataatgatGATTGGTAACTGGTTTTGATATTAATCTTTTGTGGTGTACAGTTGAGAACTACAGCGATAGTGATGAAGATTTTGATCGATACTCATATGTATATGAGATCGATGAAAACGCCGAGGGACAAGTTATATCATCTTCTCCTTCGAATGTACAGGTTCCAACTCCCCCAACTCCCCTAGTTAATATTCCACCACCACCGGCTCATATTATCCCCCCTCCTAACCGTTATTCCTTTGGTTTcatagtttttattgtttttattggTCTTCTTAGTTCATCCGTTTTTTTCTTATCGTCATATGTGTACATAAAATTGACTTCAAAAAAAGTTGTTCTCCAACCTTGCACAACAAATATCATTAGTCTTAACACTAATGATAGCCATGTACCTCTCAACGTCACCTTTTCATATAAATTCTTCAATCCAAATTCTGAAGTGAAATTGGATGTACTTGTGGGGACAGTTGTCCTCCATTCTGGCCTTCTTCTTAATGACCACCTTGCAATTAGTTTTAATGATTTATCTCTCCAACCTAATCAACAAAAAGTTGTTGATTTTAACTTTTCCACAAAAAGTCGTGATTTTAAATTAGATAGTGACacagaaaatttattaaaaaacaacgagtattattttaaaatcgcCGTTAAAGTTAGGATGAGAATTTCtcttatttattttcctttATCAATTTACGGTTCTAAGGTGTATACATGCCATTTTACCGTGCGGGGACAGCCTCCTACAGGATCTGTTcctgtaaaaaaaattagttgtcaataaatataaatttgatttagcgaaaatagaaaaagaataaaattcatTCTAGTTTTGACGGCAAGTTTAAAATAATACGGGTTGTTTATTATTAAATCTTCTGTATCGCTTCTAAATTATATCTTTCCAGCTCATAAATCATATTCTTTTTCCCTCGGCGTTTCATACAAGGATATATGATCAGAAAGAAAATGAATGACTTAATCAAGGTACAACTTATACTACACTACACAATTTTTTATGCAATAAATATGACAAAAAACTAACTGCAGGCTTTCACCTACACTGCAGGCTGAGCAAGGATTTTGTTTCATTGAAAGATACGAGTCAGATGTTCTGAAGTGATAGTGCTGGCCCGCAAGAGGTGCATGGAAGTTTTTACGGGAAGGAGGTTGCTGGTGTGTGTGAAATAAGCCACTTGTTTTACCTATGTTGACGATGTTTCAACTGAGATACGATTGTTGTTTTTCTGCATTTAGgatcttttattatattttgctgGCTGTCCAAAATATTGTCTCTTTTCATTTTCGATCTAGTTCTTTTGATATGatattggttttttttttaataagccACAAAAATTATTAGAAACCACCATCTTCCAACAAGAAGAAGGCAGAGAGACAGTACATGCACAGCATAAACAAACAACTTAAACACCTAGCTTAAAACCCACAGCTTATTGCTCTTGACTTGAGAATCCAGGTAAAATTTTCATCACTAAATGCTGCAAGTAAATGCGAAAACTCTCTCCCCCAGTAGGAACCACCCTTGAATTTTAGAAAGTTATTAACCAAGGAACTTGAGTCCGAAAAATAACACAAGATCGAGAAGATACCCACTGTATCTCGAGAAAGATGATTAACTTAGCCTTGCTATTTTTGTCGAGAATGAAGCCCCCAATACCCTTTATATAATCCCATTAGTTCTGCTTTTTTTAAGAAACGAGCCATGGcagaaacaaatataattatgcaGAGAGAACCAATCTGATGATAACAACTCATCTGAGATGATATTGGTTATATAAGACAATCCAAGTATTTTtaatcaagtttttttttttgcttaatcggaaattcattaatataaatagCAGCAATACATCTGAGTTGATAATCTTGACAAAACATGACCACCAAAAACACCACTGACAAAGACCGGACCTGAGCTATAACGTACTAATAGAAGCATACTAAAACctagtaataaataataatacataGGTAAAACTGATGCAGTAGATAACATTTGAGAGAAAAACAAGAACCCCTGCAAGAGACCCCTGTAAATCCCGTGCGACACCTGTAAGAAGAAAAAAACTACTACATGCTTTCAAAATTTTCCCATTCAGCTAAGACCTCAGCAACTTCCATCATTTCAATATTGATTTCAACTGAATTCTAATCATTGTTCAACATTTCAGTTAGCTCTTTCCGATCACGATCAAGAAAGTGTTTGTAGGTTTCCAGAGATCCCTGGGACTTCTGCAAAGTATCTGAGATTCTCCATGCCATATTCCGCCATGCATTGAGCAGTTCTAATTTGCTCTACTGTGATTCTCGATACCATCCTTGAGGATTCACCTTCAACAAAGTTATGTGCATGCACTGTGTTAAACAAAGCCATCACCTCCTCAAGCTCCTCTGCAATTTGAATTTCTTCCTCGTACCTGAAATTTTAATGATTACGCCCAGTAAGACACTGGGTTCATAGGGTCCAAAGCTTTTAAGGCCAGATCAAAAGCATCCTGGTTATATGCTTTGTCTACATAGGccacatttatttttttaagaatccAGTCCAGATTGCCAATTGGACCAAGAGATGAGTAATAGGCCTTAAATCCATTGGACACATGATTGAAGGCTTCCACAGAGCTTGaatatattatacatttatTTGCCGTCCATTCTTTTGTTCCTACCAACTTAATATATAACTACAAAAAAGGCCTTAGACATCTTGTAAATAGTTGATAGCTGCTATCGGAGTTGTCAGACTGAATAAGATTTTGCCGTTACACAATTATGAATTCTCGTTCCTAAGTAATTAGGAAGGATACCAATATTGCTAGTTGTCATCCTTCATGCTTTGTTGTATCGTG of Daucus carota subsp. sativus chromosome 3, DH1 v3.0, whole genome shotgun sequence contains these proteins:
- the LOC135151494 gene encoding uncharacterized protein LOC135151494; the protein is MEKLVYALVHASRKLRPYFQAHKVEVRTAYPLRQIMHKPEVTGRMMKWAIELGQFDIDYRPRTAIKGQGLADFILEFPEDGENSGLLIKYDPDLPPQPDARKEDIPELWWTVHTDGAVNNDGAGAGIVLVSPEGHRLLNAIHFTFQLSNNDAEYEALVGGLKLALEMKVRRLVVKLDSMLVVEHIKGGYQAKGPKTAMYLKCVQRLLDQFEEVQVNKVPREFNGDADALAKLGSQKDAALLGVIRLEIQEVPSIPELDVMEVGDGVGHQTWMTPIWDFIKEGKLPEDKAEARRLRYKAARYVEYDGKLYKRGFNQPLLKCIDGDECTYVLREVHEGICGNHSGGNSLAMKILRQGYYWPTLRSDAFDFARACDKCQRFANFTHNQATSLTSMTSPWPFAMWGIDLIGELPKAKGGVKYAVVAVDYFTKWAEAAPLATITAKKIKDFAFNFIVCRFGIPYKLISDNGKQFDSKELRGLCDDLGIKKDFAAVYHPQSNGQTEAVNKIIKHT